The Chitinophaga niabensis genomic interval AATAAAATTGTTTCAATCGGGCAGCAAATGTAGCCCTAAAATTCAAATTCTCAAAATGTTTTCATTTGCTGAATATCTCTAAAGGGTTACGAATAATAAACTAATCTCTTACAGATCAATCTGTTTTATTATCCGTTATCCCTCCTATCCTCTCATTTTGAGGCCTTTAGCCCCGCCCGGGATCTTGTTCATCATTTTCATCATCTGCCGCATCTGCTCAAATTGCTTCATGAACTGGTTCACGTCGGTGATCTCTTTACCGGCTCCTTTGGCGATCCGTTTCCGGCGGCTGCCATCGATAAGGTCCGGATTAGCCCTTTCTGCAGGGGTCATGGAATTGATCATGGCCTCTATGCCTTTGAAGGAATCATCGCTGATATCGAGGTCTTTCACCGCTTTACCTACCCCCGGGATCATTCCCAGCAGGTCCTTGATGCTACCCATTTTTTTGATCTGCTGTAATTGCTCCTTGAAGTCGTCAAAATCAAACTGGTTCTGGCGGATCTTCTTTTCGAGCTTTTTAGCCTGCTCCTCGTTGAACTGTGCCTGTGCTCTTTCCACGAGGGTGGTAATGTCTCCCATCCCCAGGATCCGCTGCGCCATCCTTTCAGGATAGAACACATCCAGCGTATCCAGCTTTTCACCCATGCTCACAAACTTGATGGGCTTGTTCACGGTGTATTTGATGGTCAACGCAGCACCACCGCGGGTATCACCATCTAATTTGGTGAGTACCACACCGGTAAAGTCCAGCCTGTCGTTGAAGGCTTTGGCTGTATTCACGGCATCCTGACCGGTCATGGAATCCACTACAAAGAGGATCTCCTGTGGTTGTACGGCAGCTTTTACATTGGCTACCTCGGTCATCATCACTTCATCCACCGCCAAACGGCCCGCGGTATCTATGATCACAATGTTGTAACCCTGTGCTTTAGCCTGTTTGATAGCATTCTCTGCTATCTGCACAGCATTCTTGTTCTCAGGTTCGCTATATACTTCCACCCCTATCTGGCCGCCCAGTACTTTCAACTGATCGATCGCCGCGGGACGGTAAATGTCCGCCGCTACCAGTAAAGGTTTCTTGTTCTTTTGTGTTTTGAGGAAATTGGCCAGTTTACCGGAGAAAGTGGTTTTACCGGAACCCTGCAGACCCGCTATCAGGATCACGGTAGGGTTGGCTTTGATATCCAGCTCCACTTCCGTGTTACCCATCAGTTCGGCCAGTTCGTCCTTCACGATCTTCACCATCAGCTGGCTGGGGGAAATAGCCGTGATCACTTTCTCGCCCAGTGCTTTATCCTTTACCTTATCGGTGAATTCCTTAGCGATCTTATAGTTCACATCCGCATCCACCAGGGCCCTGCGAATTTCCTTCACAGTAGTGGCCACATTGATCTCAGAAATGCGTCCTTCTCCCTTAAGCTGCTTGAAGGCTGACTCTAACCGCTCCGATAATGATTCAAACATATACTTGATACCGGCATTTTGACCGGGAGTGCAAAAATAAGCTTTCTAAAAAGTAAAAAGTTAAAAAAACGAAGAAAGATGGCCGGTCCGGCTTAAAAAATCCCTTTTTTTCAAAGTATCAGCCTCCTTCCGGGGGAGTACGATCTCCTCTTTCTCCTATATCGCTCCTATAGCATTCCTATAGCATTGTAGGCACATACCTATATCCAAACGATATAGGAATGCTATAAGAGTGCTATAGGAATGCACCTTCAGTGATATAGGGATATAGAACTATCAAACCGCTATAAACGAAAAAAGGGACCAGGTTTGCACCTGATCCCTTCATTTACAATATGTTACAGCTGATTATCAACCTCCCAGGTAGTTGCGGAGCAACTTGCTGCGGGAAGTGGTACGGAGCTTTGTGATGGCTTTGTCTTTGATCTGGCGAACGCGCTCACGTGTAAGGCCAAATTTCTCACCGATATCTTCCAGGGACATGGGATGTTCCACACCAATACCGAAGTACAGCATGATCACATCTTTCTGGCGGTCTGTAAGGGTAGAAAGGGAACGCTCGATCTCGCGGCGGAGGGAATCATGATGGTCCAGTTCCTCATCTGCGCTCACAGCATTCGGATTTTCCAGTACATCGAGCAGGGAATTATCTTCTCCGTCAATGAAAGGCGCATCCATGGATACGTGGCGGGCAGCTACACCTAAAGTAGCTTCCACTTCTTCCGTATTTATTTCGAGGATAGTAGCCAGCTCATCCGGAGAAGGCTCTCTCTCAAATTCCTGTTCTAACTGGGAATATGCTTTGCTGATCTTGTTGGACAATCCCACTTTATTCAACGGTAAACGTACAATACGGGATTGTTCTGCCAATGCCTGGAGGATCGATTGACGGATCCACCAAACGGCGTAGGAGATGAATTTAAAACCACGGGTTTCATCGAAACGCTGTGCTGCTTTTATCAGCCCCAGGTTTCCTTCATTGATCAGATCACTTAAGGATAAGCCCTGGTTCTGGTATTGTTTTGCAACAGACACTACGAAACGCAGGTTTGCTTTTGTTAGCTTCTCTAAAGCGCGCTGGTCGCCCTGTTTGATCCGGATGGCCAGGTTCACTTCTTCTTCCGGCGTAATGAGATCCACTTTGCCGATCTCCTGCAGGTACTTTTCTAACGACTGAGACTCACGATTGGTGATCGACTTCGTGATTTTAAGTTGGCGCATTGACATAGCACG includes:
- the ffh gene encoding signal recognition particle protein; the protein is MFESLSERLESAFKQLKGEGRISEINVATTVKEIRRALVDADVNYKIAKEFTDKVKDKALGEKVITAISPSQLMVKIVKDELAELMGNTEVELDIKANPTVILIAGLQGSGKTTFSGKLANFLKTQKNKKPLLVAADIYRPAAIDQLKVLGGQIGVEVYSEPENKNAVQIAENAIKQAKAQGYNIVIIDTAGRLAVDEVMMTEVANVKAAVQPQEILFVVDSMTGQDAVNTAKAFNDRLDFTGVVLTKLDGDTRGGAALTIKYTVNKPIKFVSMGEKLDTLDVFYPERMAQRILGMGDITTLVERAQAQFNEEQAKKLEKKIRQNQFDFDDFKEQLQQIKKMGSIKDLLGMIPGVGKAVKDLDISDDSFKGIEAMINSMTPAERANPDLIDGSRRKRIAKGAGKEITDVNQFMKQFEQMRQMMKMMNKIPGGAKGLKMRG
- a CDS encoding sigma-70 family RNA polymerase sigma factor gives rise to the protein MRQLKITKSITNRESQSLEKYLQEIGKVDLITPEEEVNLAIRIKQGDQRALEKLTKANLRFVVSVAKQYQNQGLSLSDLINEGNLGLIKAAQRFDETRGFKFISYAVWWIRQSILQALAEQSRIVRLPLNKVGLSNKISKAYSQLEQEFEREPSPDELATILEINTEEVEATLGVAARHVSMDAPFIDGEDNSLLDVLENPNAVSADEELDHHDSLRREIERSLSTLTDRQKDVIMLYFGIGVEHPMSLEDIGEKFGLTRERVRQIKDKAITKLRTTSRSKLLRNYLGG